The Gallus gallus isolate bGalGal1 chromosome 31, bGalGal1.mat.broiler.GRCg7b, whole genome shotgun sequence genome includes a region encoding these proteins:
- the FFAR2L7 gene encoding free fatty acid receptor 2-like 7 (The RefSeq protein has 16 substitutions compared to this genomic sequence), whose translation MLVFAVHALTFALGFPANVFTFLTLLIKIRCHRPHPHLTAADLLLLNLITADLLVLLFLPFKMAEEAAMMVWPFPTALCPIANFCFYSSIYLSTLFMAALSVERYFGVVFPHRYNRRRRLWRTMATSAVLSVMALSHCSIIFVAEYHREFGVNGSEADGEGGYGVNGTKTRESGMENPYDVGLTGLKMGSSHSFEASVINHGKFELNQPDCVDTNVPNTSTANITISSVSKNSSDDICRISSPNANLNNSSFKSSACTTPNTPHIPTTTLWTSQNASETQPSLGYHCYDDFSQAQLRFVLPLRLELFLVLFLIPFAITMFCYIRLIRALLTRPHIPLQKKYRTVGLAVVIMVNFGVCFGPFNLSHVVGFVQQRSPDWRPYALLLTTLSAALDPFIFYFSSSAVRRAFSGVVGAIQGTMCGFWGWCWHRE comes from the coding sequence ATGCTCGTCTTTGCTGTCCACACGCTGACCTTCGCCTTGGGATTTCCTGCCAATGTCTTCACCTTCCTCACCCTCCTCATCAAAATCCGGTGTCACCGTCCTCATCCCCACCTCACCGCTGCcgacctcctcctcctcaaccTCATCACTGCCGACCTGCttgtcctcctcttcctccccttcaaGATGGCCGAAGAGGCAGCCATGATGGTGTGGCCCTTCCCCACAgcgctctgccccatagcaaacTTCTGCTTCTACTCCAGCATCTACCTCAGCACTCTCTTTATGGCTGCCCTCAGTGTGGAGCGCTACTTTGGGGTCGTGTTCCCGCACCGCTACAACCGGCGCCGGAGGTTATGGCGGACGATGGCCGCCAGCGCTGTCCTTTCAGTGATGGCATTGTCTCATTGTtccatcatctttgtggcagaATATCACAGAGAGTTTGGGATCAATGGGTCTGAGGCTGATGGGGAaggtggttatggggtgaaTCGGACCAAGACCAGGGAATCCGGGATGGAGAACCCCTATGACGTTGGCCTCACTGGGCTGAAGATGGGCAGCTCCCATTCCTTTGAAGCCAATGTTATCAACCATGGAAAATTTGAGTTGATCCAACCTGACTGCGTTGACACCAATGTCCCCAACACCTCCACTGCTAACATCACCATCTCCAGTGTCTCAAAGAACTCCAGTGACGACATCTGCAGGATCTCCAGCCCCAACGCCAACCTCAACAACTCCAGCTTCAAATCCTCTGCCTACACAACCCCAAacacaccccacatccccaccaccaccctgtgGACTTCCCAGAATGCCTCTGAGACCCAACCAAGCCTGGGCTACCACTGCTACGATGACTTCTCTCAAGCCCAGCTGCGCTTCGTCCTTCCCCTGCGCCTCGAGCTCTTCCTCGTCTTCTTCCTCATCCCCTTTGCCATCACCATGTTCTGCTACATCCGCCTCATCCGTGCCCTCCTCACTcgaccccacatcccactgcaGAAGAAGTACCgcactgtggggctggctgtggtcACCATGGTCAACTTTGGGGTCTGCTTTGGACCCTTCAACCTCTCGCATGTGGtgggctttgtgcagcagcgcagccctgaTTGGAGGCCCTACgctctgctcctcaccaccctcagcgCTGCGCTCGACCCCTTCATCTTCTATTTCTCCTCCAGTGCAGTGCGGAGCGCGGTCAGTGGGGTGGCGGGGGCAATTCGGGACACAATATGtaggttttggggttggtgttGGCACAGGGAATGA